The Cryptococcus neoformans var. neoformans B-3501A chromosome 4, whole genome shotgun sequence genome has a window encoding:
- a CDS encoding hypothetical protein (Match to EST gb|CF191357.1|CF191357), whose translation MLFLPSFTAISVTLLILVLSSLVVHLHILPLLLRTFTQVRVSSFSVISITGLEWRNEHEQEDIIPTLRIERARWTWGGIKGDVTGLVVLRIEGVSWRIKNNPSGDLKNGRPSVQHRSPSRFKNRLITFILRLLIHHYPSIARLVSIQLVNCRVIFDDLDGIELTWKELGFGVKVEFRGMAEEAAVSTAPEREAPFRSLSSISFKDEYDIPPSFPTTAMSTPSRHTQSLSGSPVMHTSFALPPLAEPCEASLPPSPGKKAQTTPRLSSPKPFHSRMSRTANKIWTRATGRMYGSVSFNIYIDTIRCIDPRNSPPPSAKPSIPDLKSSTARRSQFISFRPLKRCHPVYDLHSSDAGVSTLVALDERSSVRLSLGFGPKKGLLGEDTLSAVYEMGKLRTTIEAVEKANKLLNKSKKNKQMEKKGMNRWSTHGTARVILRAMQSTKVSFAHITLLHHLHNPSPIMPSLSQSHLSSISSLDLSSSPTGDRYTIILELSEIRCALSSADSSNNDRARNAFGTNSSPESIIRGVGAEFGWKSIELQCIAPGESSNDKSQLFAIRQAQVIGFSSWRPEGWNREELLFASDPNIALVVCQADVASVDCAGDLQLLHELEAAWKATYPKSPTSSPPPSSESPIISHEDPSGWLPPRLRMVFDVGDIMAVLADRVSENTTTLTFALAGVHSSCYTSFSDIIARRRDRVATKEAFKEEEELQQRREENDELDFAVHPSMLPAALRRRSTANKAELRDNLSISMRCDATVKMEPIRVKMTLSGDKVYELAEIGRIYGTVTGDILGRLKVKPDGTESSSFDWSSISCGLDVGIQEGIDVDLWKEEVVEALIGMGEAHQRRPKDDRQPSPSEGKKTTTILDKLPSGISARLSLGKVNVFLGVRDPNPECALGLTRGLWFRTVLKLEYAYHKTVIQSLPWRHTLTTPRRAKLRLPEDITTQSLAFGAKLRSTGGSAALVSINTEETYFQPIYNGEMFIKKGGFKKGVLRKDPPKAREDDEFVGWGFQRAKQLRAMDEGKFANNVPPFEMRGTEQARRPWLRIPRSHTSFAAQQPAPGSDIEYKITTRMESPTLISDLSHIYCHLLAGLMVKRVSAAWRSGSGKSQVTQSALPSNNLNLSIDVSIPGMTAHFAFPLQEQLFMYSSGITFSKQPYKGMVFTAEQLLLYVPSPRIIGSWEELGRIKQFALALSDPHLPLVISPRIESFRVRIPFSYKLNSLILNINVTVKACKLLFRTVSGKIPFTTVFKPCAEQPKNVPTFSFSVGYISLEIKDDPVETSLNLIWRAGLVEQAKRNALEDNFAKKLLLISDPDTQPEVQEDTRTGSGRRMLVLTKKHSVGPERARWALDLLVSQSWIRRIRAAKHEQARREVLALQAISGSGVNIKLPIRVVSSSRTAPLFRAAFHEVNLVITKPGLDRKQIIDYMGKMSAPFSDDVNFSLMVPLNIRWSMAEAKCTLRDYPLPLIRVQRVNKNEQKPAFYMETTMVIAEELADDDSVMYVPVKVIPEGCGHNGASPFVLEIAKTIMPVKTYAEPKFKISSKKTTEFTWGNSYQPAIQDLMKVIETLSHPPRDPSPRVGFWDKFRLVLHWKPIVDFVGPCHLHLKGSFDPYSVSGLGSGFCLAWRGNTQLLIDQPNADKEAIQILADELVVAIPDLAPFHDGAAIGNNRNHRHDHHDHARERDILDDTDVVPLERRYTKPCAQFVGGVRVGFGFKLERTCRPWSCQHGCGDTENLLHRQCREFTFLQHQQVILRSPEAIAKAEKRLGRKVDSYEGFRSDFIHFSVSLVAPNGNGSAHRTQEETPDSVNSLHFAPKASHHFLSWWKLFSHQMSLPIRHGKLFPDSPPPSKKFGRSLGTIKYRFDLRPVYISHMYSQVSKDHSTTGKSESLGIKARFGRFRADAHQRAQEKIERHEKLGRSTVVVHKPFYAGDILADDLKVKGVRAHFVERIKGDNTPPSDPLPRASALPPETRHWYNYCDFIDVDRKPSDKDPRIELADFGDCPHLFYCKRVKARASTSHDDSGSQASSSLGVESSKFGHEATHHCYLGMADCVRDAQRSITQKRINELQARLDSYPPPQDDENQSDRAVTLNRINVLVKHYEDLEKETRHLSDETLEYSKQTTTTTFERPLSGAAFQDMIHIHGPRLVLTDGSRNIGFKYLYMMGDRKKEEYYTSYASLRGILDTYQQRVRRRARPETEVFEDEQTKNTSADQQMVNDLIRWLSDKPALDSLHTDDNAEEGSLRAHRGLPDDCDVKPNRHVLVFKPQIALRSESDPNAIVLLSAEEFSFKQFKVIDSNAIDDMMADVLDRNYISMQGLQGFYPTTEALKRERTQLGMPRGLDFIPLEIFLDVKSEATDYDRVLQKSDIMVSIDKFNNIRMPRGLEWPDTLDEYGEPIKHLRVHQDYTAIIAPMLTVTANSRNFEALYVIVTDLLMYEDPGHKDRSEAIDDFTRTFDAADRDLGKLVTDINALQTHMRGLLELQHGYESNFERLNDTGKEELFKIRSELQVGYENMYTINALIRATSAKDDARAAMKTSTKMDVRIGGVAWHMLRESRLETMAKVDINGAVFSMLTSKNGIMDNAMVIGDLKALNGKWNTLYPEIIIRDDPSKKKIKKPFAAVYWSTRPSIGGIPIFPYVNIEFVNIRFKLEERVGLDVMDYLFTDRTRRRQISGTAVKPPGGNGASSTTPTSSIFRGAGMTSMDDLGGKRGEPLGIENGPLPRSRSQVSLLSLPQSDRDPVSIKRIEDTKEMRLRASTNKMFGTFRLQGMGFNLSYKSDDTRKHGTFSMPDCVDFRFKTPEMVYVSKVWSMEDLFEHIKRDVKSSAWSQSGDIISQIFKKTSLFRSKERLKQAASVTALAEKAHKGKGSHQHPPKSPSNLRYAFKNSSNSPEPDEDLIRTISRVMSHEAVPPEEKRRSKSVHRGYSNNLDIRSEPSEGSSQRHAHLRSTNDHSPNSGKRSVEEVPETEEKGGGRIKGLLGKLKSKHLVGKDKEPRSSEDSSGSSLRKSTI comes from the exons CTGGAATGGCGAAATGAACATGAGCAAGAGGATATAATCCCTACATTGAGAATAGAGAGAGCCAGGTGGACGTGGGGTGGCATCAAAGGAGACGTGACCGGGCTTGTTGTGCTTAGAATTGAAGGGGTCAGTTGGAGAATCAAGAACAATCCATCGGGAGATCTGAAAAATGGAAGGCCGTCCGTACAGCATAGA TCTCCAAGCCGCTTCAAGAACAGGCTTATCACCTTTATTCTCCGACTGCTCATTCACCACTATCCTTCGATTGCTCGACTCGTCTCCATCCAACTTGTCAATTGCAGGGTTATCTTTGATGACTTGGATGGCATCGAATTAACTTGGAAAGAGCTGGGGTTTGGCGTCAAGGTCGAGTTCCGTGGTATGGCCGAAGAAGCAGCTGTCTCAACCGCTCCCGAAAGGGAAGCCCCTTTTCGATCCTTATCTTCTATCAGCTTTAAAGATGAGTATGACATCCCGCCTTCATTTCCAACCACAGCAATGTCGACGCCGTCTCGACACACACAGTCTCTCTCCGGCTCACCGGTCATGCACACATCATTTGCCTTGCCTCCTTTGGCTGAACCTTGTGAGgcttctctccctccttcgcCTGGCAAGAAGGCGCAGACAACCCCCCGTTTATCCAGCCCGAAGCCCTTCCACTCTCGAATGTCCAGAACAGCGAACAAGATTTGGACTCGTGCCACAGGCCGAATGTACGGCTCCGTTTCTTTCAACATCTACATCGATACTATTCGGTGTATCGACCCTCGGAACAGCCCACCTCCGTCTGCTAAGCCTTCCATACCCGACCTCAAATCGTCCACCGCTCGTAGGTCACagttcatctccttccggCCTCTTAAGCGATGCCATCCTGTCTATGATCTCCATTCATCAGATGCAGGGGTGAGCACTCTAGTGGCATTAGATGAAAGGTCTAGTGTGAGACTTAGCCTTGGATTTGGTCCCAAAAAAGGGTTATTGGGCGAGGACACTCTGAGCGCGGTATATGAGATGGGCAAACTGCGCACGACTATAGAGGCCGTCGAGAAAGCAAATAAATTGCTCAACAAATCGAAGAAAAATAAGcaaatggagaagaagggtatgAATCGATGGTCAACGCATGGGACTGCTCGT GTCATCTTAAGAGCCATGCAGTCGACAAAAGTGTCATTCGCCCATatcactcttcttcaccaccttcacaatccttctccaattATGCCTTCCCTGTCCCAGTCTCACTtatcatccatctcatccctTGATctgtcatcttcaccaACGGGGGACCGTTACACAATCATTCTCGAGCTTTCTGAGATAAGATGTGCTCTCTCATCGGCCGATTCATCTAACAATGACCGCGCTCGCAACGCCTTTGGTACCAATTCTAGTCCCGAGTCCATCATCCGTGGTGTGGGTGCAGAGTTTGGGTGGAAAAGTATTGAGCTCCAGTGTATTGCGCCTGGCGAAAGCTCAAATGACAAGTCGCAGTTGTTTGCAATTCGGCAAGCGCAAGTGATTGGTTTCTCGTCATGGCGACCTGAAGGGTGGAATAGGGAGGAACTATTATTCGCCAGTGACCCAAACATTGCCCTTGTAGTCTGCCAAGCCGATGTTGCAAGTGTGGATTGCGCGGGCGATCTGCAGTTATTACACGAGCTTGAAGCGGCTTGGAAGGCCACTTATCCCAAAAGTCCTACCAGTTCGCCTCCACCGTCGTCCGAATCACCTATTATCTCACACGAAGACCCGTCTGGCTGGTTGCCCCCCAGGCTTCGAATGGTTTTCGATGTGGGCGATATCATGGCAGTCCTTGCGGATAGGGTGTCAGAGAACACAACCACGCTCACATTCGCCCTTGCTGGCGTCCATTCCAGTTGTTACACCTCTTTCTCAGATATCATCGCCCGTCGCCGGGACAGAGTGGCTACCAAAGAAGCTTTtaaagaagaggaagaactgcagcaaaggagagaagagaatgacGAATTGGACTTCGCCGTGCACCCTTCTATGCTGCCAGCAGCACTGCGCCGACGATCGACGGCCAACAAGGCAGAACTCAGGGATAATCTGTCCATTTCCATGAGATGCGATGCCACCGTAAAAATGGAGCCCATCAGAGTCAAGATGACACTTTCAGGAGACAAAGTGTATGAGCTCGCAGAAATTGGAAGGATATACGGCACAGTCACAGGGGATATACTTGGGAGGCTTAAGGTTAAGCCGGACGGGACAGAATCGTCATCTTTTGACTGGAGTTCCATTTCCTGTGGATTGGATGTGGGTATACAGGAAGGAATAGACGTGGATttatggaaagaggaagttgTGGAGGCTCTCATAGGTATGGGAGAGGCGCATCAAAGAAGGCCCAAAGATGATCGTCAGCCTTCGCCAAGTGAGGGGAAAAAGACCACCACTATCCTCGACAAGCTACCTTCGGGAATATCAGCCAGGCTTTCACTGGGCAAAGTCAACGTTTTCTTAGGTGTTAGGGATCCAAACCCCGAATGTGCATTGGGTCTGACCAGAGGATTATGGTTCCGGACAGTGTTGAAATTGGAATATGCGTATCACAAAACCGTCATCCAATCTCTCCCTTGGCGCCATACACTGACCACCCCCCGCCGAGCCAAGCTACGACTTCCCGAAGATATCACCACGCAATCTCTTGCATTTGGGGCCAAGCTTCGTTCTACAGGGGGTAGTGCAGCGTTGGTTTCCATCAACACCGAGGAAACATACTTCCAGCCTATCTACAACGGCGAAATGTTCATCAAAAAAGGCGGGTTCAAAAAGGGCGTTTTGCGAAAAGACCCCCCAAAGGCgagagaagacgatgaaTTTGTTGGTTGGGGATTTCAACGAGCTAAACAACTTCGAGCAATGGATGAGGGCAAGTTTGCGAATAACGTGCCCCCATTTGAGATGAGAGGCACAGAGCAAGCGCGGAGACCATGGCTAAGGATTCCACGATCACATACTTCTTTTGCGGCTCAGCAACCAGCACCCGGTAGCGATATTGAGTACAAAATTACCACTCGGATGGAATCACCTACCTTGATTTCCGATCTATCCCATATATAttgccatcttctcgctgGTTTGATGGTCAAGCGAGTAAGCGCAGCTTGGAGGTCGGGGTCGGGTAAATCTCAGGTCACTCAGTCCGCCTTGCCCAGCAATAATCTCAACCTTAGTATTGACGTTTCAATCCCCGGCATGACCGCTCACTTCgcatttcctcttcaagaaCAGCTCTTCATGTATAGCTCCGGTATTACTTTCAGCAAACAGCCTTACAAAGGCATGGTGTTCACAGCTGAACAACTGCTGTTATACGTTCCTAGTCCCCGGATCATCGGTAGCTGGGAAGAGCTCGGTCGTATCAAGCAGTTCGCACTCGCCCTCTCGGACCCTCACTTGCCGCTTGTCATTTCCCCCCGAATAGAATCTTTTCGTGTTCGTATCCCATTTTCTTACAAGTTGAAcagcctcatcctcaacatcaATGTGACCGTCAAAGCCTGCAAGCTCCTTTTCCGAACGGTCTCAGGCAAAATTCCCTTTACCACCGTCTTCAAGCCGTGCGCAGAGCAACCTAAGAATGTTCCAACCTTCTCGTTCAGCGTTGGATATATATCACTTGAGATAAAAGACGACCCTGTAGAAACAAGCCTTAACCTCATTTGGAGAGCGGGTCTGGTAGAACAAGCTAAGAGAAACGCTCTAGAAGACAATTTTGCAAAGAAGCTGTTGCTTATTAGCGACCCCGACACTCAACCAGAGGTACAGGAGGATACGAGAACTGGAAGTGGGCGACGGATGCTTGTCCTCACTAAGAAGCATAGCGTTGGTCCTGAAAGAGCCAGATGGGCGCTCGATCTGCTAGTATCTCAGTCATGGATCAGGCGTATTCGGGCTGCCAAACATGAGCAGGCCAGAAGGGAAGTATTGGCTCTTCAGGCAATTAGTGGGTCTGGTGTCAACATCAAGCTTCCGATTCGAGTAGTCAGTTCGAGCCGCACAGCTCCCCTCTTTCGAGCAGCATTTCATGAGGTCAACCTTGTGATCACAAAGCCAGGCCTTGACCGGAAGCAGATCATTGATTACATGGGCAAGATGTCTGCTCCATTTTCTGATGATGTCAACTTCTCCCTCATGGTTCCCCTTAACATTCGGTGGTCCATGGCGGAGGCGAAGTGTACCCTTCGAGactatcctcttcctcttatCCGAGTGCAACGAGTCAATAAAAATGAACAAAAACCGGCCTTTTACATGGAGACAACTATGGTTATTGCGGAGGAACTCGCTGACGATGATTCAGTCATGTATGTTCCGGTCAAGGTTATACCAGAAGGATGCGGCCACAACGGTGCTTCCCCGTTTGTCCTGGAAATTGCAAAAACGATTATGCCAGTCAAGACATATGCTGAGCCGAAATTCAAGATCTCTtcaaagaagacgacggaGTTTACCTGGGGAAATTCTTATCAGCCTGCTATCCAAGATCTGATGAAAGTCATAGAAACTCTGTCTCATCCCCCCCGGGATCCTTCGCCAAGGGTTGGATTTTGGGACAAATTTCGACTTGTACTTCACTGGAAACCTATTGTGGATTTTGTAGGGCCgtgtcatcttcatctcaaGG GCTCCTTTGATCCGTATTCCGTCTCCGGACTCGGTTCTGGCTTTTGTCTGGCATGGCGTGGCAATACTCAGTTGTTGATTGACCAGCCGAACGCGGATAAGGAGGCTATTCAAATTCTGGCTGACGAGCTCGTCGTAGCTATCCCAGA TTTGGCGCCATTCCACGACGGGGCAGCAATCGGCAATAATCGAAATCATCGACATGatcatcatgatcatgCTCGAGAGCGTGACATCCTGGACGATACTGATGTAGTGCCCCTCGAAAGACGTTACACCAAACCTTGCGCCCAATTTGTTGGGGGGGTGAGGGTTGGGTTTGGTTTTAAGCTTGAAAGGACTTGCCGGCCCTGGTCTTGTCAACATGGATGTGGTGACACGGAGAATCTCCTCCACAGACAATGTCGGGAATTTACTTTTCTGCAACATCAGCAAGTCATTCTTCGCTCACCAGAAGCGATTGCCAAGGCAGAGAAAAGGTTGGGCAGA AAAGTAGACTCTTATGAAGGCTTCCGAAGCGACTTCATTCACTTTTCCGTCTCTCTTGTAGCGCCCAATGGAAATGGATCCGCCCACAGGACGCAAGAAGAGACGCCAGACAGCGTCAATAGTCTTCATTTTGCTCCCAAAGCATCACATCACTTCTTGAGCTGGTGGAA ACTTTTCTCCCACCAGATGTCATTACCTATCCGTCATGGCAAATTATTCCCCGATTCTCCACCGCCATCCAAGAAGTTCGGTCGCAGTCTTGGCACTATAAAA TATCGATTTGATCTACGACCAGTATACATCTCCCATATGTACTCCCAAGTGAGCAAGGATCATTCGACTACCGGCAAATCTGAGTCCCTCGGTATCAAAGCTCGTTTTGGCCGGTTCAGAGCGGATGCGCATCAGCGTGcgcaggagaagattgagcgGCACGAAAAGCTTGGGCGGTCTACTGTCGTTGTGCACAAACCTTTCTACGCTGGGGACATCCTTGCTGATGACCTCAAGGTCAAAGGCGTGCGAGCTCATTTTGTGGAGCGTATCAAAGGTGATAATACCCCGCCATCCGATCCTCTTCCGCGAGCTTCAGCACTCCCGCCTGAAACCCGACATTGGTATAACTATTGTGACTTCATTGATGTAGACCGCAAACCAAGTGATAAGGACCCTCGCATAGAACTAGCTGATTTCGGTGACTGTCCTCACCTCTTTTACTGCAAACGAGTCAAGGCCAGGGCTAGTACTTCCCATGATGACTCAGGTAGCCAAGCAAGTAGTTCTCTTGGTGTAGAAAGTAGTAAATTCGGTCACGAAGCTACTCATCACTGTTACCTTGGGATGGCAGATTGTGTACGGGACGCACAGCGTTCGATCACCCAGAAGAGGATCAATGAATTGCAGGCCAGGCTAGATAGTTACCCTCCCCCTCAAGATGACGAGAATCAA TCGGACCGAGCAGTAACTCTAAATAGGATCAACGTCTTAGTCAAGCATTACGAGGATCTTGAAAAAGAGACTCGCCATCTCAGTGATGAAACCCTGGAATACTCAAAACAAACCACCACTACTACGTTTGAGCGGCCACTTTCCGGTGCTGCCTTTCAGGATATGATACACATACATGGGCCTAGACTAGTTTTAACAGATGGGTCAAGGAACATTGGGTTCAAATATCTATATATGATGGGGGacaggaaaaaggaagaatacTACACATCTTACGC ATCTTTGCGCGGCATTCTTGACACTTATCAGCAGCGTGTGCGCCGGCGTGCGCGGCCTGAGACTGAGGTTTTCGAGGATGAACAAACCAAAAACACTTCGGCAGATCAGCAAATGGTGAATGACCTGATCCGATGGCTCTCTGACAAACCCGCGTTGGACAGTCTCCATACGGACGATAATGCCGAGGAGGGGTCTCTCCGAGCACATCGCGGATTGCCCGACGATTGTGATGTTAAGCCCAACAGACATGTGCTTGTTTTCAAACCGCAGATTGCGCTTCGCAGCGAATCCGATCCGAACGCCATCGTGCTTCTTTCCGCGGAGGAATTCTCCTTCAAACAGTTTAAAGTCATCGATTCTAACGCCATTGATGATATGATGGCAGATGTGCTTGACAG GAATTACATTTCAATGCAAGGTTTGCAGGGTTTCTATCCAACTACAGAGGCTCTCAAGAGGGAGCGGACACAGCTCGGCATGCCTCGTGGCCTCGACTTCATACCACTGGAAATCTTTTTGGACGTGAAGAGTGAGGCTACAGATTACGACCGTGTCCTGCAAAAATCCGATATCATGGTTTCCATCGACAAGTTCAACAATATCCGTATGCCTCGCGGCTTAGAATGGCCGGATACTTTGGATGAATATGGAGAGCCTATCAAGCACCTTAGAGTTCATCAG GATTATACTGCTATAATTGCTCCCATGCTTACCGTGACCGCCAATTCCCGCAATTTTGAGGCATTGTATGTCATCGTAACGGATCTGCTGATGTACGAAGATCCCGGGCATAAAGACCGCTCGGAAGCTATAGACGATTTTACTCGCACATTTGATGCAGCAGACCGAGACCTCGGAAAATTAGTCACAGACATCAACGCCTTGCAAACGCACATGCGTGGCCTTCTTGAGCTGCAGCACGGCTACGAATCGAATTTCGAGAGGCTTAACGACactggaaaggaagaactTTTCAAGATACGATCTGAGCTGCAAGTTGGGTATGAAAACATGTACACAATCAACGCCCTAATTCGAGCTACGTCTGCGAAAGACGATGCGCGAGCTGCTATGAAGACATCAACGAAAATGGATGTGCGAATTGGAGGTGTAGCGTGGCATATGCTGCGAGAATCGAGGCTTGAAACTATGGCGAAGGTTGACATCAACGGTGCCGTATTTTCTATGTTAACCAGTAAGAACGGCATAATGGACAACGCAATGGTAATTGGCGATTTGAAGGCTCTCAATGGCAAGTGGAACACGCTGTATCCAGAGATCATCATTCGAGATGATCcaagcaaaaagaaaata AAGAAGCCATTCGCTGCAGTTTATTGGTCCACTCGCCCCTCGATCGGCGGTATTCCTATTTTCCCTTATGTGAATATTGAATTCGTCAACATCCGCTTCAagctggaggagagggTTGGGTTAGATGTTATGGATTATCTCTTCACTGACAGAACCCGTCGCCGTCAAATATCCGGTACCGCTGTCAAACCGCCTGGTGGAAATGGTGCAAGTTCCACTACTCCAacctcatccatctttcgCGGGGCAGGAATGACTTCCATGGACGATCTAGGCGGTAAACGGGGCGAGCCTCTTGGTATAGAGAATGGTCCTTTGCCACGATCAAGGTCACAGGTTTCGCTTCTCTCTCTACCCCAATCCGACCGTGACCCTGTATCGATTAAGAGAATTGAGGACACCAAGGAGATGAGACTGCGCGCATCGACAAACAAGATGTTCGGGACATTTAGATTACAGGGAATGGGCTTCAACCTAAGCTACAAA AGTGATGATACTCGGAAACATGGCACCTTTAGCATGCCAGATTGTGTTGACTTTAGATTCAAAACGCCAGAGATGGTCTATGTCAGCAAGGTGTGGAGCATGGAGGATCTTTTTGAACACATCAAGCGAG ATGTTAAGAGTTCGGCTTGGTCCCAGTCAGGTGATATCATCTCACAAATCTTCAAAAAGACAAGCCTCTTCAGGTCAAAAGAGCGTCTTAAGCAGGCTGCATCAGTCACCGCTTTGGCAGAAAAAGCTCACAAGGGCAAAGGTTCTCATCAGCACCCTCCTAAATCGCCTTCGAATCTCCGATATGCCTTCAAGAACTCTAGTAATTCTCCCGAACCCGACGAAGACCTTATCCGGACAATCTCTCGAGTTATGTCTCATGAAGCAGTTCCGCCAGAAGAAAAACGAAGGTCCAAATCTGTACATCGTGGTTACTCCAACAATTTGGACATTCGGTCTGAGCCTTCAGAAGGGAGTAGCCAGCGACACGCCCATTTACGATCCACGAATGATCACTCGCCTAACAGCGGAAAGAGGTCCGTGGAAGAAGTGCCAGAGacagaggagaaaggaggagggaggatCAAGGGGCTATTGGGGAAGCTCAAATCCAAGCATCTAGTTGGAAAAGATAAGGAGCCAAGGTCCAGTGAGGAT TCTTCCGGGTCGTCATTGAGAAAGTCAACCATATGA